The genomic DNA ACAACGAATCTTCAATGGGCGATTTCGAATCGACCCTGAAAAAACATGCCCGCGAACTGGTCGACAGCCTTGAAAAAGGTCGCTTTGGCGATGCGGTTCAAATGATCCATGAGCTCAACCAGACCCGTGACCGCGGTCTGTATCAGGAAGTGGGCAAGCTCACGCGTGAACTGCACAGCGCGATTGTCAATTTCCAGATCGACCCGCACATGCCGCAGGCCGAGGAAGTCTCGCAGATCACCGACGCCACCGAGCGCCTGGGGTATGTGGTCAAGCTGACCGAGGCCGCGGCGAACCGCACCATGGACCTGGTGGAAAGTGCAACGCCGCTGGTCAACGGCCTGAGTGAAGAAGCCCAGGCCTTGAGCACCGACTGGGGCCGGTTCATGCGTCGCGAAGTCGGTGCTGAAGAGTTTCGGGAGCTGGCCCGTCGGGTCGACGGTTTCCTGGCGCGCAGCAGCACCGAGAACCGCGCCGTGGCAAGCAACCTCAACGACATTCTGCTGGCCCAGGACTATCAAGACCTGACCGGCCAGGTGATCAAGCGTGTGACCCAATTGGTCACCGAAGTGGAAAGCAACCTGCTCAAACTGGTGTTGATGGCCAGCCAGGTCGACCGCTTTGCAGGCATCGAACACGACCGTGAAGCGATGCTTGCTGAAAAAGATCCACAAAAACATCTCTCTCAGGGTGAAGGTCCGCAAATTCATGCCGATAAAAGAGAAGACGTTATGTCCGGTCAGGACGATGTGGACGATTTGCTGTCCAGCCTTGGATTCTGAGTTTTAGCCCTGTTTTAGGAGCAGCCATTAATGAGCTTCGGCGCCGATGAAGAGATCCTTCAGGATTTCCTGGTTGAGGCCGGCGAGATTCTAGAGCAACTGTCCGAACAGCTGGTCGAGCTGGAAAGCCGACCTGATGATGCGGATCTGCTCAATGCAATTTTTCGCGGTTTCCACACTGTAAAAGGAGGCGCCGGCTTCCTCCAGCTCAACGAGCTGGTGGAGTGCTGCCACATTGCCGAAAACGTGTTCGATATCCTGCGCAAGGGTGAGCGCCGCGTGGATTCGGAACTGATGGACGTGGTGCTCGAAGCGCTGGATGCGGTCAACAGCATGTTCAGTGAAGTGCGTGAGCGCTCGCCGATCACGGCTGCCACCCCCGAGCTGCTTGCCGCGCTATCGCGCCTGGCCGAGCCGCAATCGGCTGACGAAGCGGCGCCGATTGTCGAGGCGGTGGTTGAAGAGCCGGTCGCCGAAGAATCGGGCGACATCACCGATAACGAATTCGAACAGCTGCTGGACTCCCTGAATACCGTCAAGGCCCAGGCCGAGGCACCAGCCGCTCCGGCTGCACCTGCTGCGCAAGCCGCCGGTGGGGCGGCCAGCGATGAAATCACCGATGCCGAGTTCGAGTCGCTGCTCGACCAGCTTCACGGCAAGGGTCAGTTCGCGCCGGATGCGGTCGTTCCGCCGACGGCCCCGGCCGCCCCGAAAGCGGCGGGCGACAGCTCGGACATCACCGATGATGAATTCGAAGCCTTGCTCGACCAGTTGCATGGCAAGGGCACCTTTGCCGTTGACGCGCTGGATTCGGCCATCGCTTCGGCACCGACGCCGGCCAAGCCCGCCGCCGCTGCCGCGGGTAGCGACCTGATCAGCGACCAGGAATTCGAATCGCTGCTCGATGAGCTGCATGGCAAGGGTAAGTTCAGCGAAGTCGGTACGGCTGCCGCTGCGCCTGCTGCCGCTACCGTTGCGCCAGCGGCCAAGGCTGCGCCCAAACCCGCTGCCAAGGCACCGGAGCCCAAGGCCGAGCCCGCCAAGCCTGCCGCTGCCGCTGCTGCCCCGGCACCCGCCCGTGCTCCGGCGGCGGCGCCAGCGGAAAAACCAGCCAGCGAAGCCGAGACCACCGTTCGAGTCGACACCGCACGCCTGGACGAGATCATGAACATGGTCGGCGAATTGGTGCTGGTGCGTAACCGACTGGTGCGCCTGGGCCTCAACAGCCAGGACGAAGCCATGTCCAAAGCCGTGTCGAACCTCGACGTGGTCACGGCAGACCTGCAGACCGCGGTCATGAAGACCCGCATGCAGCCGATCAAGAAAGTCTTCGGGCGCTTCCCGCGCCTGGTTCGCGATCTGGCTCGCCAGCTCAAGAAAGAAATCAACCTGGAACTGGTGGGTGAAGAGACCGACCTCGACAAGAACCTTGTCGAAGCCCTGGCCGACCCGCTGGTCCACTTGGTGCGCAACGCGGTCGACCACGGCATCGAGTCGCCGGAAGAGCGCGAAGCCTCGGGCAAGGTCCGCAGCGGCAAGGTGATCCTGGCCGCCGAGCAGGAGGGCGACCACATCCTGCTGTCGATCTCCGACGACGGCAAAGGCATGGACCCGAATGTACTGCGTGCCATCGCGGTGAAACGCGGTGTGATGGACAAGGATGCGGCTGACCGTCTGAGCGAATCCGAGTGCTACAACCTGATCTTCGCCCCGGGGTTCTCGACCAAAACCGAGATTTCCGACGTGTCGGGCCGTGGTGTGGGCATGGATGTGGTGAAAACCAAGATTTCCCAGCTCAACGGCTCGATCAATATCTACTCGACCAAGGGCCTGGGCTCGAAGATCGTCATCAAGGTTCCGTTGACCCTGGCGATCATGCCGACCCTGATGGTGATGCTGGGCAACCAGGCCTTCGCCTTCCCGCTGGTCAACGTCAACGAGATCTTCCACCTCGACCTGTCGCGCACCAACGTGGTGGACGGCCAGGAAGTGGTGATCGTACGGGACAAGGCATTGCCGCTGTTCTACCTCAAGCGCTGGCTGGTCAGCTCCGCGGCTCATGTGGAGCAGGGCGAAGGCCATGTGGTGATCCTTTCGGTGGGCACCCAGCGGATCGGCTTCGTCGTCGACCAGTTGGTGGGCCAGGAAGAAGTGGTCATCAAGCCGTTGGGCAAGATGCTCCAGGGCACACCGGGCATGTCCGGCGCCACCATCACCGGCGACGGCCGCATCGCGTTGATTCTCGATGTGCCAAGCATGCTCAAGCGTTACGCCGCCCGGCGTATTTGATTCTGGAGGGGCGTGGCCCAGGGCCGCGCCTCGTCTAACGGAGTGTTTATGGTAGTTAAAGTCCTGGTGGTGGACGATTCGGGGTTTTTCCGTCGCCGTGTCTCGGAAATTCTTTCGGCGGACACGAGTATTCAGGTCGTCGGTACCGCGACTAATGGCAAAGAGGCGATCGATCAGGCCCTGGCACTCAAGCCGGACGTGATCACCATGGACTACGAGATGCCGATGATGGATGGCATCACGGCCGTGCGGCATATCATGCAGCGCTGCCCGACCCCGGTCTTGATGTTCTCGTCCCTGACCCACGAAGGCGCCCGGGTGACTCTCGATGCGCTGGACGCCGGGGCGGTGGATTTCCTGCCGAAGAATTTCGAAGACATTTCGCGCAACCCCGACAAGGTCCGGCAGTTGCTGTGCGAAAAGGTCCACAGCATTTCCCGCAGCAATCGCCGTGTCGGTGCCTACAGCGCACCGGCGCCAGCCCCGGTTGCGGCGCCAAGCCCGACGCCGACGGCATCGAGCAGCTTCAATCCGGCACCTGTACGCAGCGCCCCGGCCCCTGCGCCGACGCGTTCGGCACCTGCCAGTGCCTCGTCGCCGGCCCCCAAGCGCAAAGCCTACAAGCTGGTTGCCATCGGCACGTCCACGGGCGGCCCGGTGGCGCTGCAACGGGTCCTGACCCAGTTGCCGGCCAACTTCCCGGCTCCCATCGTGTTGATCCAGCACATGCCCGCGGCGTTTACCAAGGCGTTTGCCGAGCGTTTGGACAAGCTGTGCAACATCAACGTCAAGGAAGCCGAGGATGGCGACATCCTGCGTCCGGGCCTGGCCTTGCTGGCGCCGGGTGGCAAGCAGATGATGATCGACGGTCGCGGCGCGGTGAAAATCCTGCCGGGCGACGAGCGCCTGAACTACAAGCCTTGCGTGGATATTACCTTTGGTTCCGCGGCCAAGTCCTACGGTGACAAAGTTCTGGCGGTGGTGCTCACCGGCATGGGTGCCGACGGTCGCGAAGGCGCACGGCTGCTCAAGCAGGGCGGCAGTGCGATCTGGGCCCAGGACGAAGCCAGTTGCGTGATCTACGGCATGCCGATGGCGATCGTCAAAGCCGATCTTGCCGACGCAGTGTATGGGTTGGACGACATCGGTAGACACCTGGTTGAGGCCTGCCTGTAATGGATGTGCTCAGCCTGATTGGCATCATCATGGCGTTCGTCGCCATCATTGGCGGCAATTATCTGGAAGGCGGTCACCTGGGCGCGCTGGCCAACGGCCCGGCGGCGTTGATCGTGATCGGTGGCACCGTTGGCGCGGCGCTGCTGCAGTCTCCCATGAGCGCTTTCAAGCGGGCCATGCAGGTGCTGATCTGGATTCTGTTCCCGCCCCGTGTCGACCTTGCCGGTGGTATCGACCGCGTCGTGAACTGGAGCCTGACCGCTCGCAAGGAAGGCTTGCTGGGTCTGGAAGGGGTGGCTGACGCCGAACCTGACAGTTACTCGCGCAAAGGCCTGCAACTGCTGGTGGACGGCGCCGAGCCGGAGGCCATCCGCAGCATCCTGGAAGTGGATTTCTACACCCAGGAAAGCCGCGACATCGAAGCGGCCAAAGTCTTCGAAAGCATGGGCGGCTACGCGCCGACCATCGGCATCATCGGTGCCGTGATGGGCCTGATCCATGTGATGGGCAACCTGGCCGATCCGTCGCAACTGGGCAGCGGTATCGCCGTGGCGTTCGTCGCCACGATCTACGGCGTGGCGAGTGCCAACCTGGTGCTGCTGCCCATCGCGGCCAAGCTCAAGTCCATCGCGTTGCGTCAGTCGCGCTATCGCGAAATGTTGCTGGAAGGGATCCTGTCGATCGCCGAAGGTGAAAACCCGCGCTCCATTGAGTTGAAGCTCCAGGGCTTCATGGACTGATGGGGGGTATGGAACATGGCACGTCGCAGGCATCGTGAAGAACACGTCAACCATGAACGCTGGCTCGTTTCCTACGCCGACTTCATCACGCTGCTGTTCGCTTTTTTCGTGGTCATGTATTCGATTTCGTCGGTCAACGAAGGCAAGTACAAAGTCATTTCCGAGGCGTTGATCGGGGTCTTCACCGATTCCGACCGGGCCCTCAAGCCGATCCCTATCGGTGAGGAGCGGCCCAAGACCACCACGCCGGCCAAGCCCTTGGTCAAGGACAGCGAGCAGGTCGACGCCGGTATCGCCGGCAGCAGCGATCCGTTGAAGAGCATCGCCGACGACATCAGCGCGGCGTTCGGTGACCTGATCAGCTCCAACCAGATGACCGTGCGCGGCAACGAGCTGTGGGTCGAGATCGAACTCAATTCCAGCCTGTTGTTCGGCAGCGGCGACGCCATGCCCAGCGACATGGCGTTCAACATCATCGATAAGGTCGCGGCGATCCTCAAACCCTTCGACAACCCGATCCATGTCGAAGGCTTCACGGACGACCAGCCGATCCGTACCGCGCAATACCCGACCAACTGGGAACTGTCCTCGGCCCGTTCGGCGAGCATTGTGCGCATGCTGGCGATGCAGGGCGTGAACCCCGGTCGCCTGGCCTCGGTGGGCTACGGTGAGTTCCAGCCGGTGGCCAACAACGCCACGGCCGAGGGGCGTGCGCGCAACCGGCGGGTAGTGCTGGTGGTGTCGCGTAACCTCGATGTACGTCGTAGCCTGACCGGTACCGGTACGGCCAATGCAACCCCGGATGCGGCATTGAAGCGGGCTGGCACACAAACTGCACCGGCTCCGGTCAAGTCGCCGGGAAGACAGAGTGCCGTCAATTCTCCGTCACCCGCTTTATAACCGAGCTATTTCTCGGTCGAGCCTGTTTCGGCCGGGAGGAACGATCCGAATGAGAGTCTGGGCAGTCGCCAATCAAAAAGGTGGTGTGGGCAAGACCACATCTTCCATCGCTTTAGCCGGGTTGCTGGCCGAGGCGGGCAAGCGCGTGGTCATCGTCGACCTGGACCCCCATGGCTCGATGACCAGCTATTTCGGCTACGATCCCGATAGCCTGGAGCACAGCAACTTCGACCTGTTCCTGCACAAGGGCGTTGTGCCCGAGGGCCTGCCAGGGCAATTGCTGTTGTCCACCAGCGACGAGCGGATTTCCCTGTTGCCGTCGAGCACCGCCCTGGCCACCCTGGAGCGACAGTCACCCGGGCAGAGCGGCTTGGGCCTGGTGATCGCCAAGAGTCTGGCGCAGCTGTGGCAGGATTTCGATTACGCGATCATCGACAGCCCGCCGTTGCTGGGGCTGCTGATGGTCAATGCGTTGGCCGCCAGTCAGCAATTGGTGATTCCCGTGCAGACCGAGCATTTGGCGGTCAAGGGCCTGGAACGCATGGTCAATACACTGGCGATGGTCAATCGCTCGCGCAAACAGACACTGGCCTTCAACATCGTGCCGACACTGTTCGACCGTCGCACCCAGGCGTCCTTGGGGACCCTGCGTGTGTTGCGGGACATGTACCCGGAGGACATCTGGCAAGGCTATATCCCCGTCGACACCCGCCTGCGGGATGCCAGCCGCGCCGGTGTGACCCCTTCGCAATTCGATGGCAAGAGCCGTGGCGTGCTGGCCTACCGAGCACTACTCAAGCATCTGCTGGCCCAACAGCTTGTTTCGCAGCAGGTGGCTTAAGGTGACGAGGCTTTCCACTGGCAGTGTGTTCGCTTGCGAACGCTCAAGTCCTGCCGCATTCATGCCGATAACCTCTTCAAGTGGCGCACTGTTCCTATGAGCCGCCCAATAAAGACAACCTCGCGTCCGCAAATGGCCCTGCAGTCCTATCTGGATGGGCTGTTGCAGGAAGCGACCGAAGAATTGACACCACTGCCAAACGTGATCGAGGCGTTGCCCGAACATGTCGAAGCCGAGGGTGTGCTGGATGAATTTCAAGCGGCCGTGCTCGAAGAGCAGGCCCGTGACGCACAGAAGTCAGTGGTGGCCGCGGCGGTCGAGGCACCGTTCATCAAGCCTCAACTGGCGGTAATGGAGGCTTCTGCGCCGATCCTGGCGCCGGTCTCGACCGTTGCCCCGTTGCTGCAAGGGCTGGTGACGCCGGTGGTGGAAGTCCACTTGCCGCCGAGCAACCCACCGCCACCGGTGCCGGGCGACGACCGTCCGGCCTGGGCTGCCGAGCCGTTCGAGTGTTTGTTGTTCGATGTGGCCGGGTTGACCCTGGCGGTGCCGCTGGTGTGCCTGGGATCGATTTATTCCCTGGCCGGGCAGGAACTGACGCCGTTGTTCGGCCAGCCGGAATGGTTCCTCGGGATCCTGCCGAGCCAGGCGGGCAACCTGAAGGTACTGGATACGGCACGCTGGGTGATGCCGGACCGTTATCGCGATGATTTTCGCCAAGGCCTGCAGTACGTGATTTCGGTGCAAGGTTATGAGTGGGGGTTGGCGGTGCACCAGGTCAGCCGTTCGCTGCGCCTGGATCCGAACGAGATCAAGTGGCGCAGCCATCGAGGGCAACGGCCATGGCTGGCCGGTACGGTGATCGAGCACATGTGCGCCTTGCTGGACGTTTCCGAGCTGGCGGAGTTGATCGCCAGCGGCGGGGCAAAACACCTGGGCGGCAGCAAGAAGCCGGTCCAGAAACCGAAATAAGACAACCGCCGGCGCACAGCGTCGCCGGACAGAATACACGCCGCCACAGGCGGTTTTTCGAGGGGTCAGGGTATGAATGATAAGGCGTCGTCTCAAAAGGGTTCTGAAGATCCGATTCTGCAATGGGTGACCTTCAAGCTCGATAACGAAACCTACGGCCTCAACGTGATGCGCGTTCAGGAAGTGCTGCGCTATACCGAGATCGCTCCGGTACCGGGTGCACCCAGCTATGTGTTGGGCATCATTAACCTGCGCGGCAACGTGGTCACCGTGATCGACACCCGTCAGCGCTTCGGCCTGATGAACGCCGAGATCAGCGACAATACCCGGATCGTCATCATTGAGGCCGACAAGCAAGTGGTTGGCATCATGGTCGACAGCGTCGCCGAAGTGGTTTATCTGCGCCAGTCGGAAATCGAGACGGCGCCGAACGTGGGTAACGAAGACTCCGCCAAGTTTATTCAGGGCGTGTGCAACAAGAACAACGAGTTGCTGATTCTGGTTGAACTGGACAAGATGATGAGCGAAGAAGAGTGGTCGGAACTGGAGAGTATCTGATTTGATTCTTGAGGTAGCAGTCATTGTCCTGTTCCTTTTCTGGGCAGGCACGCTGGCGATGTTCTTGGCATACATACGTGGCCAGCGGCAGATCGCCGCTCAGCAGGCCCAGGGCGATGCGCTGCGCGATCAGCGCATCAAGGACCTGGCCAAGCGCGTCGACGATTACCAGAACGGCACCGTGCGCATGGGCGAAGCGCTCCATGAGCTGCGTGCTGTGGTCGCGCCGTTGCCGGATAAACTCGCCCAACTGGAACAGCGCGACCCCTCCAGCCTGTCCTTCGCCCAGGCCGCTCGCCTGGTGGGCATGGGCGCCAGCGTCGACGAACTGACCCAAGCCTGCGGCCTGACCCAGGCCGAGGCGGAGTTGATGAGCAAGCTGCATAAGGGCGGCTGATCGCTTTCATCCCGATCCAATTGTGGGAGCGAGCTTGCTCGCGATAGCGGTGTATCAGTCGATATCCATGTTGACTGACAGGGCCCCATCGCGAGCAAGCTCGCTCCCACAGGTTTTTCTGGTGCTTGCAGATTGATCATTCCAGCCAATGCACCGCCCCTGTGGCGAGGGAGCTTGCTCCCGCTGGCCTGCGCAGCAGGCCCCGGCATTCCTCCAGGCAGACCGTATCGCCCGTTTTTGCGGCTGCTGCGCAGCCGAGCGGGAGCAAGCTCCCTCGCCACGATTGCCCGCGCTTTGCCGCAGAGATCCCATGTGGGAGCGAGCTTGCTCGCGATAGCGGTATATCGGTCGATATTAATGTTGGCTGACAGGGCCCCATCGCGAGCAAGCTCGCTCCCACAGGTTTTTCTGGCGTTCACACACTGATCGTTCCAGCCAACACACCGCTCTTGTGGCTGTGATCAGTAATCATCGCCGCGGTCGGTCACATCCTTTTCGACGCTCGGCGCATTCGGGTCGTGGCCTTGGGGGAACTTGCCCTTGAGGTTCCAGGCAAACGCGATAATCTCGGCAATCGTGCGGTACAGCTCTTCCGGGATGCTGTCCCCCAATTCCATCCGTGCCAGCAGCTTCACCAGTTCGGCATTTTCATAGATCGGTACTTCACTGTCCCGGGCGATCCGCAGGATTTCCTCGGCCAGGGCGTCGTCGCCCTTGGCGGTGAGGGTCGGGGCGTGGTGGCCGTCGTACTTGAGGGCGATGGCCTGGCGGGGTTCGGTGTGGGTTGTCATGCGGTTTCGTCCACCCAGCGTTGTTCCAGGCGAGTCTTGGGGCCTTGGGGCGGGGTGCCGAGGTGGCAGTCCAGGTCGCCGACGTTCAGGCCACAGGTCACCAGGCGCTCGCGCAGTGCTGTCAGGTTGCTTTCGATCAGGCTCGCGGTGTACGGCCGTTCTGCCCACAATTGGCTGGACAGGCTGCCGCTGAGCAACTGGGCTTGAATCTGCAGCGGACCGAGCGGTTCCATATCAAACGCCAGCTCGACCCGCCAGAGCTGCTGTTTCGGCTCGCGTTCCTCTCGGCGTTCGTCGGGTTGTTCCCGGGGCGGGGTTTCCTCGCGCTGGAACTTGACCTGCAGCGGCACGATGTCCTGCAGGTTGCGCATCGGGATCTCCAACTGCCAGGTGCTCATCAACCGACCGTCGTCGGTCAGGCCGGTCTGTTCCAGGCTCGACAACTGATGGCTTTGCAGGCGCGACACGGCAGCGGCGGCCAGGCGCAGCAGGTGCTCCAGATCGCCTTCTTCGTTCTGCTCTTTCAGCAGGCGCGAGGGCAGCGGAAAACTGGTGGGTTGCGGCTTGGCGCTGACCTGACCGAGCATCCCCAAGGCACTACGGACGAAACTCGGCAGGGTCTGGGCCAGCGTATTGGCGGCAATGATGGCGCTGAGGTTGGTGGAGGCGGGCAGGGCCGGTGTCAGTTGGGCGATCAGTTTCAGCAGGTCGCCTTTCATGTCCGGCGCCAGGCTCGGTGGCTGTCCGGCGAGCAATTTGCTTTCCAGGAACACACCGCTGGCGACCATGGCCTGGGCCAAGCCCTTGGGCGTGCTCAGTTGCTGGACGTCCGGCAGGCCAGCCAGCAAGCGAGTCACCGCGGCACGCAGCTCGGCGCCAGTGTCATCGGTGACCGGCAGGTTTTGCAGGGCGGTGACCAGGCTGTCCAGGGAGCCCTGGCGGCTCACCTGGGTGACCAGTTGCTGGCTCACCGCCAGTTGCTCCTGGCGGTTGCTCAGGGGCACGAATTTCAACGTTTGGGCATCTTGCACCTGGGCGCTCAAGAGTGTGCCGATGCGCAGCGGTTGGGGGCTGTCGATGTCCAGGGTACTGCCGGCCTG from Pseudomonas beijingensis includes the following:
- a CDS encoding EscU/YscU/HrcU family type III secretion system export apparatus switch protein; amino-acid sequence: MTTHTEPRQAIALKYDGHHAPTLTAKGDDALAEEILRIARDSEVPIYENAELVKLLARMELGDSIPEELYRTIAEIIAFAWNLKGKFPQGHDPNAPSVEKDVTDRGDDY
- the motD gene encoding flagellar motor protein MotD; protein product: MARRRHREEHVNHERWLVSYADFITLLFAFFVVMYSISSVNEGKYKVISEALIGVFTDSDRALKPIPIGEERPKTTTPAKPLVKDSEQVDAGIAGSSDPLKSIADDISAAFGDLISSNQMTVRGNELWVEIELNSSLLFGSGDAMPSDMAFNIIDKVAAILKPFDNPIHVEGFTDDQPIRTAQYPTNWELSSARSASIVRMLAMQGVNPGRLASVGYGEFQPVANNATAEGRARNRRVVLVVSRNLDVRRSLTGTGTANATPDAALKRAGTQTAPAPVKSPGRQSAVNSPSPAL
- a CDS encoding ParA family protein — protein: MRVWAVANQKGGVGKTTSSIALAGLLAEAGKRVVIVDLDPHGSMTSYFGYDPDSLEHSNFDLFLHKGVVPEGLPGQLLLSTSDERISLLPSSTALATLERQSPGQSGLGLVIAKSLAQLWQDFDYAIIDSPPLLGLLMVNALAASQQLVIPVQTEHLAVKGLERMVNTLAMVNRSRKQTLAFNIVPTLFDRRTQASLGTLRVLRDMYPEDIWQGYIPVDTRLRDASRAGVTPSQFDGKSRGVLAYRALLKHLLAQQLVSQQVA
- a CDS encoding DUF2802 domain-containing protein; translated protein: MILEVAVIVLFLFWAGTLAMFLAYIRGQRQIAAQQAQGDALRDQRIKDLAKRVDDYQNGTVRMGEALHELRAVVAPLPDKLAQLEQRDPSSLSFAQAARLVGMGASVDELTQACGLTQAEAELMSKLHKGG
- a CDS encoding chemotaxis protein CheA → MSFGADEEILQDFLVEAGEILEQLSEQLVELESRPDDADLLNAIFRGFHTVKGGAGFLQLNELVECCHIAENVFDILRKGERRVDSELMDVVLEALDAVNSMFSEVRERSPITAATPELLAALSRLAEPQSADEAAPIVEAVVEEPVAEESGDITDNEFEQLLDSLNTVKAQAEAPAAPAAPAAQAAGGAASDEITDAEFESLLDQLHGKGQFAPDAVVPPTAPAAPKAAGDSSDITDDEFEALLDQLHGKGTFAVDALDSAIASAPTPAKPAAAAAGSDLISDQEFESLLDELHGKGKFSEVGTAAAAPAAATVAPAAKAAPKPAAKAPEPKAEPAKPAAAAAAPAPARAPAAAPAEKPASEAETTVRVDTARLDEIMNMVGELVLVRNRLVRLGLNSQDEAMSKAVSNLDVVTADLQTAVMKTRMQPIKKVFGRFPRLVRDLARQLKKEINLELVGEETDLDKNLVEALADPLVHLVRNAVDHGIESPEEREASGKVRSGKVILAAEQEGDHILLSISDDGKGMDPNVLRAIAVKRGVMDKDAADRLSESECYNLIFAPGFSTKTEISDVSGRGVGMDVVKTKISQLNGSINIYSTKGLGSKIVIKVPLTLAIMPTLMVMLGNQAFAFPLVNVNEIFHLDLSRTNVVDGQEVVIVRDKALPLFYLKRWLVSSAAHVEQGEGHVVILSVGTQRIGFVVDQLVGQEEVVIKPLGKMLQGTPGMSGATITGDGRIALILDVPSMLKRYAARRI
- a CDS encoding CheW domain-containing protein, which gives rise to MSRPIKTTSRPQMALQSYLDGLLQEATEELTPLPNVIEALPEHVEAEGVLDEFQAAVLEEQARDAQKSVVAAAVEAPFIKPQLAVMEASAPILAPVSTVAPLLQGLVTPVVEVHLPPSNPPPPVPGDDRPAWAAEPFECLLFDVAGLTLAVPLVCLGSIYSLAGQELTPLFGQPEWFLGILPSQAGNLKVLDTARWVMPDRYRDDFRQGLQYVISVQGYEWGLAVHQVSRSLRLDPNEIKWRSHRGQRPWLAGTVIEHMCALLDVSELAELIASGGAKHLGGSKKPVQKPK
- a CDS encoding protein phosphatase CheZ; translation: MDNESSMGDFESTLKKHARELVDSLEKGRFGDAVQMIHELNQTRDRGLYQEVGKLTRELHSAIVNFQIDPHMPQAEEVSQITDATERLGYVVKLTEAAANRTMDLVESATPLVNGLSEEAQALSTDWGRFMRREVGAEEFRELARRVDGFLARSSTENRAVASNLNDILLAQDYQDLTGQVIKRVTQLVTEVESNLLKLVLMASQVDRFAGIEHDREAMLAEKDPQKHLSQGEGPQIHADKREDVMSGQDDVDDLLSSLGF
- the fliK gene encoding flagellar hook-length control protein FliK, yielding MTGDINILPLPQATATTRMPAVTGELLKLLAPAAGLIGPGQTAQAEVLSLKQADQTFQLLLKVTLESGRQTTVQATSTQPLPQGTSLAVTQPSPSNLTIAVQQAVASSVATLTRIDTAQMPVGTLLQGKVLTSQALPSLPGQPAVYRSLVSLLNTAQAGSTLDIDSPQPLRIGTLLSAQVQDAQTLKFVPLSNRQEQLAVSQQLVTQVSRQGSLDSLVTALQNLPVTDDTGAELRAAVTRLLAGLPDVQQLSTPKGLAQAMVASGVFLESKLLAGQPPSLAPDMKGDLLKLIAQLTPALPASTNLSAIIAANTLAQTLPSFVRSALGMLGQVSAKPQPTSFPLPSRLLKEQNEEGDLEHLLRLAAAAVSRLQSHQLSSLEQTGLTDDGRLMSTWQLEIPMRNLQDIVPLQVKFQREETPPREQPDERREEREPKQQLWRVELAFDMEPLGPLQIQAQLLSGSLSSQLWAERPYTASLIESNLTALRERLVTCGLNVGDLDCHLGTPPQGPKTRLEQRWVDETA
- a CDS encoding chemotaxis protein CheW, which produces MNDKASSQKGSEDPILQWVTFKLDNETYGLNVMRVQEVLRYTEIAPVPGAPSYVLGIINLRGNVVTVIDTRQRFGLMNAEISDNTRIVIIEADKQVVGIMVDSVAEVVYLRQSEIETAPNVGNEDSAKFIQGVCNKNNELLILVELDKMMSEEEWSELESI
- a CDS encoding protein-glutamate methylesterase/protein-glutamine glutaminase → MVVKVLVVDDSGFFRRRVSEILSADTSIQVVGTATNGKEAIDQALALKPDVITMDYEMPMMDGITAVRHIMQRCPTPVLMFSSLTHEGARVTLDALDAGAVDFLPKNFEDISRNPDKVRQLLCEKVHSISRSNRRVGAYSAPAPAPVAAPSPTPTASSSFNPAPVRSAPAPAPTRSAPASASSPAPKRKAYKLVAIGTSTGGPVALQRVLTQLPANFPAPIVLIQHMPAAFTKAFAERLDKLCNINVKEAEDGDILRPGLALLAPGGKQMMIDGRGAVKILPGDERLNYKPCVDITFGSAAKSYGDKVLAVVLTGMGADGREGARLLKQGGSAIWAQDEASCVIYGMPMAIVKADLADAVYGLDDIGRHLVEACL
- a CDS encoding flagellar motor protein translates to MDVLSLIGIIMAFVAIIGGNYLEGGHLGALANGPAALIVIGGTVGAALLQSPMSAFKRAMQVLIWILFPPRVDLAGGIDRVVNWSLTARKEGLLGLEGVADAEPDSYSRKGLQLLVDGAEPEAIRSILEVDFYTQESRDIEAAKVFESMGGYAPTIGIIGAVMGLIHVMGNLADPSQLGSGIAVAFVATIYGVASANLVLLPIAAKLKSIALRQSRYREMLLEGILSIAEGENPRSIELKLQGFMD